The region ACGTAGTGGGTGAACAGACGTCGTCGGCCGGACGGCGCTTCACCTCCGTCCGGATCGCCTGCCGGCTCCGGATCGCCTGCCGGCTCCGGGCCGTCGGCGTACGCCAGGGCCATGATGCTCAACAGCAGCGGTGAGTCGGCGAACTCCCACAGCTCGGTGTCGACGGCGAGTGCCGAGCGGAGTCCGGCGAGCGCGGTGCCGGCCCGGTCGAGGAACTGCTCGATCTGTGGCCGGGTCAGTGGCTGGATGCGCACCGTGCCGTAGACCGGGACCTGCTGACTGAGCTGGGCGTATTCGACTGTCCGGCAGCAGAAGGCGATCGGGGTGAGTGGTTGCTGACGGTGGAACTCGGTGATCGCGGCAGCACACCGGTTGCGGTGTTCGGCGGCTACCTCGTCCAGACCGTCGAGCAGCGGCAGGATCTCACCCGCCATCACCCAGTGGGTCGCCTGATCTGCCGGCACGCCGTATCGCTCGGTCAACTGCTCGACGAGCCACTGGGCGATGGGTCGGCGGTAGATCGCCCACGACGAAAGGTTGACCACGACCGGGATGGGGGCCGCCGGATCGCGGTCGGCCAGGTTCAGCAGATCTCGGGCAAGTTCCAGGAGCATCGTCGTCTTGCCCGCGCCGGGTTCGCCGAGGATCACCATGGCCTGGTCGAGTTGGGTGAACACGCTGCCCATGGCGACGCCGTCGGTAAGCACGAGCGGAGTGCCGTTGGCCTGCTCGGCCAGTACGTCCCACGGGTGCCGCTGTGTGTCTGCCGTCGCCGTCAGGCCCAGTTCGATCCGAACCTCGTTGTAGAGCGAGCGTTCCAGGACGTTGGTGACCCAGTAGCGGCGTACCCGGCCGAGCAGGACCTGCCGGGCCCGGTCCGGTGAGGTCATCGGGACCGGTCGTTTCTCCTGGTTACGGGCGACCTCAAGCACGACGAGCGTCACGATCAGCGCGACGAGCAGCGGCCAGGCCAACCACAGGTACGGTTCCCAGGAATCGGGTAGCGCGCCGGTGGCGACGTTGGTGGCCACCCCGAGTAGCGCCACGCAGATCACTGACAGGACGACCGTCGTGACGCGATGCATGCGTCGTCTCTACCGTGTGGCCTGACTCGGCACAAGACCCGGATCCGGGCGTGCTCATCGCACCTGGCCGACCGCATCGGGCCGCATCGGGCCGTATTGGGCCGCCTCGGGCCGCGTGGTGCTCGTCAGCAGGTGCCGAAGCCCTCGTCGAACAGTTTGCGGGCGTAGTCGGTGTAGCCGGCCACGGTCTTCCGCACGATCTGGCCATCGTGCAGGAAGAGGTAGGACCGGTCGCCTTCGCTGACCAGCAGCCCGTCGAACCGGTATGTCCCCTGTGGAGCGTCCAGCGACGTCAGCGCCGGATAGGTGGCCTGCACCTGACGCACGGACGTGCCGCTGGTGACCCCCTCCGGGGTGTGCATCGACGGATCGGCCCACAGCAGGACGAGGCGGTCGTCGGCGAAGATCGGTCCCACCGTCGTCATGCCGGCCAGGCTTGGCCCGCATGACGCGATCGGCGGCGTCAGCAGGCCGCGCCTGGCCAACTCCTGTTCGGTGTCGCCGAATTCGATGCCGCCCAGCCCGTCGAGGTGTACGACGTCCGGCCCGTACGCCGCCCTCTCTGGTGGCTGGCTGGATGCCGTCTTGCCCGGTGTACGAGTTGGGCCGCTGAGCGACGCGACGGTCGCGATCAGCAGCCCCATGATCGGCAGTAGTTTGCTCAGTTTCATGTTGCTTCCCCCGGCTACCCAACGCCGCTGGCCGCAGAAGGTTGCGCCAGATTTCCACATCCTGTGGATAGGACATGTGTACGACCGACGAGGTTACGGCCTGCCCGAGCCCAGCTGGCCCGGTGGGAGGCGTCCGAGGTGAGCGTCCCGTCGCTATCCGGTGACGTCGGTGCCGATGTCGGCCGGTCGCTGGTTGGTGCCTGCCAGCCCGGAGGCGACCAGCGTGTTCAACAGGGCCAGTGCATCGACCCCCGGCGAGTCGGGGACGGCGCGGTATATGCATAGTGTCTGTTCGTCGCGGGTCAGGGTGAGGACGTCGGGTTCCAGCTCGAACGTTCCGGCCAGCCGGTGGCGGAACGTCTTGCGGCGCGTTACCCCGGCCGTCACGTCATGACGGGACCACAGGGCCGCGAACTCCCCGGAGGCGACAGTCAACTCGTCGATCAGCTCTGCCAGTTCGCCGTGGGTCTCGCGCGCGGCGGACAGCCGACGCAGGTGGGCGACAAGCTCGGCTGCGACCGCATCCCAATTGGGGTAGAGCTGTCGGGTCTCGGGTAGGAGGAAGATCCTGCGTGCCATGTTGCGCTCGCCGTCGTCGCTGAGGGCCAGCAGCGCCGCGCCGAGCGGTGTCCAGGCCAGTGCGTCGAGCGCGCGTCCGAGGACTATCGCCGGCAGATCGTCAAGTCGGCTGAGGAGGTCCAACGTTCCGGCAGCCACGACCTCTCGCGGTCGGCGACGGATGATCATGTGCGCCGATCGCTGGGCCAGCCGTAGCAGGTGCTCGCGCTCGGTGCCATCAAGGCGTAGCACGCGGGCCAGCGCGGCGAGCACCTGCTGCGAGGGCCTGACCCGGCCCTGCTCGATGCGGGTGTAGTAGTCGGAGCTGACGCCAGCCAGCAAGGCAAGCTCATCTCGGCGTAGGCCCGCCACCCGCCGGGTCCCTCCGGACATCAGCCCCAGGTCGGAAGGCTGTGCGCGGTCACGGCGAGCACGCAGAAAGTCTCCCAGCTCAGAGGCCATGGAGCCATGGTCCCAGAGATCTTCTTAAGTACGGTAGGCACAGCGAACCTAGGAAGATTCCGCGGATGGTTCACCCGTCGACCGGCGCGCAAACTCGACGCCATGACGACGACTACCGCCTCGCTGGCCGGACGGGTGGCGCTGGTTACCGGCGCTGCGTCCGGCATCGGTGCCGCCACCGCTCGACGCCTCGCCGCCGCCGGAGCCCGGGTGGCACTCGTGGCTCGCCGCGGTGACCGGCTGCATGCCCTGGCCGACGAGATCGGTGAACGGGCTCTGCCTGTGCCGGCTGACATCACGCAGTCCGCTGCGATTCACACGCTCGCCGAACAGGTCGCCGCACGACTCGGCACCGTCGACCTGCTGGTGAACAATGCTGCGGTCATGCTGCCGAATCCCCTGACCGAGGGGCGTGACGACGAATGGCGGCACATGCTCGGTCTCAATGTGGGCGCGTTGCTCCAGGTGACCCGTGCGCTGCTGCCCGGCCTGCTCTCCGTAGCCGCAGACGGTCGGGCTACGGACATCGTGAACGTCTCCAGCACCGGCGCTGATGTCCGCGCGCCCGCCTTCGCCGTGTACGGCGCGACGAAGGCCGCCGTGACCTACCTGTCGGGGGCCATCCGCGTCGAGCTGGCGTCTACCGGCCTACGGGTCACCGACATCAAGCCGGGCGGCGTCGCCACGGAACTGTTCGAGCACGCCACGCATCCCGGCATCCGTGAGAAGCTGGTCACCGCAGGTCGGCGGATGAGACTGCTCGACGCTGACGACGTGGCGGACGCGATCGTCTACGCCGTCACGCGTCCACCGCACGTGTGCCTGTCCCAACTCACCGTCATGCCAGTCAACCAAGCCCAGTAGGACGAGGGGGCGGTCCGCTTCGATCGGGGCCGTGGTCGGCCTCGATCGAACCGGTTGGGCGGATGGGCCACCGCCGCTCGCTGGTCAGTAGGTCCAGGCCGTCGAGGATGCGGTCCAAGCCGAAGTCGAACGCCTGGTTCTGTGCACCCTCGTCGGAGGCGGAGGCCATCGTGGCGGTCAGTGCGGGGAAGCGTTCTCCGTGCTGGCTCAGCAGTTCGCCGATCATCGTGATCAGCTGGGTTTCGGGCTTCCGGTTCGCCCCGGCCTGCTGGGCGATCATCCGTACGTGCCCGGTGAGCAGGGCCAGCGCGTCTAAGCGCTCGCTCCCGGTCAGTTCAGTAGTGGCGAGTAGTGTCACGCCGCGCTCCATCCAGCCCAGTTCATTGGGGCCGATGGCGCGAGGGCCGACGGTGGCCTCCAGTGCCCAGGGGTGTCGCAGGTAGCCGGCCAGAAGCTGGTGCGCCCAATTCTTCAGGCCGCCTCGCCAGCTGGCGGTGTCGAGGGCCGGTGGCTCCCCAATTGCCCGTTCGACCATCGCCGCCACGAGTTCGGCCTTGCCGGGTACGTACCGGTAGAGGGACATCTTGGTGAAGGCGAGGTCGGCTGCGACCCGCTGCATGGAGACTGCGGCCAACCCTTCGCGGTCGGCGATCGCGATGGCGGCGTCGGTGATGACTTCGAGGGTGAGTGCCGGCTTGGGGCCCCGGGTGGGCTGGGCGCGACTGACCCACAGGAATTCGATCGTCATCTGCACCTCAACCCAAGGGCTTGCCAGCCGCCGAAACCGTCTCTACCGTACACAATATTAATCGTGTCCGGTGGACACAGTTCCTGTCTTGGGGAGATCATGAAGAACACGACGGTGCTCATCTCCGGCGCGAGCATTGCCGGTCCCGCCTTGGCCTACTGGCTGGGCCGGTACGGCTTCCAACCGACCGTGGTCGAGATCGCGCCAGCGCTGCGCGACGGCGGCAACGCCGTCGACTTCCGGGGGAAGACCCATCTGGGTGTGCTGGACCATCTGGGTGTGCTGGACCACCTGCGGGCGGTGCAGACCGGCGGTACGGTCATGCGCTTCGTCGACGAGCAGGGCCGAAAACTGATGGAGATACCCGCCGAGTTCGCCGGAGGTGACATCGAGGTACTGCGCTTCGACCTGTCCCGGGTGCTCTACGAACACAGCCAGCACACCACCGAATACCTCTTCGGCGACAGCATCGCCGCGATGACCGACACCTCGCAGGGCGTACACGTCACCTTCGCCAGTGGTGCCCAGCGCACCTTCGACCTGGTCGTCGGGGCGGACGGCGTGCACTCGAACGTACGGCGACTGACCTTCGGGCCGGAAGAGCAGTTCGTCAGCTACCTCGGCTACTACGTGGCGACCTGGGCGCTACCCCACCCGCCCGGGCTGGACAGCGGATCGCTGCACTACAACGTGCCCGGCAAGATGGCCAGCGTCGGCCGCGACCACCGAGACCCGTCCCGGGCCGGCGCGTTCGTCGCCTTCGCCTCACCCAAACTCGAATACGACCGGCACGACCTGGACCAGCAGCGCCAGATCCTCCACGGGGTCTTCGCCGGCCTGGGATGGGAGGTGCCCCGACTGCTCGCAGCCCTGCGTGGGGCACCCGACATCTACTTCGATTCGATCTGCCGGGTCGACATCTCGCCGTGGTCCAAGGGGCGGATCGTGCTGCTCGGCGACGCCGCAGCCGGTGCCACCATCGGCGGCATGGGCAACGGCACCGCGATCCTGGCCGCGTACGCGTTGGCTGGCGAACTGGCGATGGCCCGAGGCGACCACACCGTCGCGTACGCCCGCTACGAGAACCTGCTGCGCGACTTCGCCCGACGGTGTCAGAAGGGTGGTGACACCACCGGTCGGTTCCTCGCCCCACGCAGCGGCTGGGGGATGCGGCTGCGTAACAGGGTGCTCAACCAGAAGCTGTTCATGAACATGATGCTCAGGACGACTGAGGACCGCACCAATGACATCGACCTGCCGGACTATCCCCACCTGTTCGCCGCGCTGGTGTGACTGGGCCTGGTAGTCGCGGCTCGTGAGGTCACGAGGTGTGGGCCTTGGCGAGCATTTCCACGATCTCGGTAGTGGAGCCGGTCTGGCCGAGAAGCGGGAAGATCCGTTGAATGCTGTTGTGGTGGGCCGCCAGGTCCAGGTCCGCCATTGCGTCCGTCGCGAGTGTGACGTGATAGCCGTGTTCGTACGCGGCGCGGGCGGTCGACTCCACGCCGATGCTGGTGGTGAGCCCGGCCAGCACGATCTGTGTGACGCTACGGCGGCGCAGTTGGAGGTCGAGATCGGTGCCGTGGAAGGCGCCCCAGGTGCGCTTGGTCACGATGATGTCGTCGGGGTGGCCGGTGAGGTCGTCGACGATTGCATCCCAACCTTCGGGCGGTAGGGAGCCGGGCTGGGCCGGGATCTCGTTGCGGCCCGGTGTGACGTCCGATCCGTCCGCGCGGGCCGTGACCCGGACCAGGATGACCGGGGCGCGGTGTTCGTGGAAGGCGTGGGCCAGTTCGACCGCCCGGGCCACCACCTCTGGGCCGGTGTACGGGACGGTGGGGGCGCTGACGATGGCGTTCTGCAGGTCGATGATGACCAGCGCGCTGGACTGGTCGAGTGCGGTGACAGTCATGGATTGTGGCTTTCTGTATCGGCGGCTCGGCTGTGGTGCCTCACCTGTGGCTGGGGGCTAGTACTCCAGCCGCAGTTGCCTCATCTGAGGTTTCAGCAGCTCATCGCCATGATCGATGTCGGAGTTGACTCGACCACGCAGCTGCGCATGTCGATGCTATCGGTCGGTGGTTCGCGTGGTCGCACTGTCTGTCTGTTGTGGCCAGTCGCAGTGCGGGCAAGCTCCCGTGCTTGTGTTGATCGATGAGATTGTGGGCTGGCGGGCGGGTCTGGATGATCTGCTGGCGCGGTTCGCGCACCGGTTTGGGCGGGCGGAGCCGCGCCGGCAGGCGCTGACCTACGTGGTCGGGTTGTTGTCACCCCTGGCCAGCAAGAACGGCTGGACCCTGGCCGAGGCCGCCGGCGACGCGACGCCGGATCGGATGCAGCGGCTGCTCAACCGGTCGGCGTGGGACCCGGATGCGGTCCGCGATGACCTGTTCGCCTACGTGTCCGAGCACCTCGGCGACGACGACGGGGTGCTGATCGTCGACGAGACCGGGTTCCTGAAGAAGGGCATCAAGTCGGCCGGGGTGCAGCGTCAGTACTCGGGCACAGCCGGGCGGACGGAGAATTGCCAGCTCGGGGTGTTCCTGGCCTATGCCAGCCCGGCCGGGCGCACGCTGATCGACCGGGAGTTGTATCTGCCCCGTGGCTGGTGCGACGACCCCGCCCGCCGCGAGGAAGCCGGCATCGCGGCCAGCGTCGGGTTCGCCACGAAGCCCGCGCTGGGGCTGCGAATGCTCGAACGCGCCATCACCGCCGGCTTGCCAGCGAGATGGGT is a window of Micromonospora polyrhachis DNA encoding:
- a CDS encoding NACHT domain-containing protein — encoded protein: MHRVTTVVLSVICVALLGVATNVATGALPDSWEPYLWLAWPLLVALIVTLVVLEVARNQEKRPVPMTSPDRARQVLLGRVRRYWVTNVLERSLYNEVRIELGLTATADTQRHPWDVLAEQANGTPLVLTDGVAMGSVFTQLDQAMVILGEPGAGKTTMLLELARDLLNLADRDPAAPIPVVVNLSSWAIYRRPIAQWLVEQLTERYGVPADQATHWVMAGEILPLLDGLDEVAAEHRNRCAAAITEFHRQQPLTPIAFCCRTVEYAQLSQQVPVYGTVRIQPLTRPQIEQFLDRAGTALAGLRSALAVDTELWEFADSPLLLSIMALAYADGPEPAGDPEPAGDPDGGEAPSGRRRLFTHYVQAMLRQRTNPRHPPDQTARYLAALAYQLRTDGQSVFVLDRIAETWSPRHFRITTADTIARWITSLGTTLLLGAAGWFLLGWPGALAGAAVGAVTATGMSMIQYDDLRAISSAVRRENVRSYGVDWFGKFWSDLRAVYNEAEPVPVSGLSALAVGAAFTTATSIRTGTDAGRGVAIGIAYGLGFLAAALVSLGVTATAIFEMYFRSHPTIVVRREVPSPALRHRLRFAVRVAPVLGLVTGTIAGLAVAWPGTAAEAVRFGALMGTSSAVFLLILVALAPITEQWLVRRRLARQGVVPYPMLPFLEYAVQCLFLRNVGDGYIFVHRELLDFFADRWNPAREGLPQAGSATPDRTG
- a CDS encoding helix-turn-helix domain-containing protein, with protein sequence MASELGDFLRARRDRAQPSDLGLMSGGTRRVAGLRRDELALLAGVSSDYYTRIEQGRVRPSQQVLAALARVLRLDGTEREHLLRLAQRSAHMIIRRRPREVVAAGTLDLLSRLDDLPAIVLGRALDALAWTPLGAALLALSDDGERNMARRIFLLPETRQLYPNWDAVAAELVAHLRRLSAARETHGELAELIDELTVASGEFAALWSRHDVTAGVTRRKTFRHRLAGTFELEPDVLTLTRDEQTLCIYRAVPDSPGVDALALLNTLVASGLAGTNQRPADIGTDVTG
- a CDS encoding SDR family oxidoreductase, whose protein sequence is MTTTTASLAGRVALVTGAASGIGAATARRLAAAGARVALVARRGDRLHALADEIGERALPVPADITQSAAIHTLAEQVAARLGTVDLLVNNAAVMLPNPLTEGRDDEWRHMLGLNVGALLQVTRALLPGLLSVAADGRATDIVNVSSTGADVRAPAFAVYGATKAAVTYLSGAIRVELASTGLRVTDIKPGGVATELFEHATHPGIREKLVTAGRRMRLLDADDVADAIVYAVTRPPHVCLSQLTVMPVNQAQ
- a CDS encoding TetR/AcrR family transcriptional regulator, with the translated sequence MTIEFLWVSRAQPTRGPKPALTLEVITDAAIAIADREGLAAVSMQRVAADLAFTKMSLYRYVPGKAELVAAMVERAIGEPPALDTASWRGGLKNWAHQLLAGYLRHPWALEATVGPRAIGPNELGWMERGVTLLATTELTGSERLDALALLTGHVRMIAQQAGANRKPETQLITMIGELLSQHGERFPALTATMASASDEGAQNQAFDFGLDRILDGLDLLTSERRWPIRPTGSIEADHGPDRSGPPPRPTGLG
- a CDS encoding FAD-dependent monooxygenase, producing the protein MKNTTVLISGASIAGPALAYWLGRYGFQPTVVEIAPALRDGGNAVDFRGKTHLGVLDHLGVLDHLRAVQTGGTVMRFVDEQGRKLMEIPAEFAGGDIEVLRFDLSRVLYEHSQHTTEYLFGDSIAAMTDTSQGVHVTFASGAQRTFDLVVGADGVHSNVRRLTFGPEEQFVSYLGYYVATWALPHPPGLDSGSLHYNVPGKMASVGRDHRDPSRAGAFVAFASPKLEYDRHDLDQQRQILHGVFAGLGWEVPRLLAALRGAPDIYFDSICRVDISPWSKGRIVLLGDAAAGATIGGMGNGTAILAAYALAGELAMARGDHTVAYARYENLLRDFARRCQKGGDTTGRFLAPRSGWGMRLRNRVLNQKLFMNMMLRTTEDRTNDIDLPDYPHLFAALV
- a CDS encoding isochorismatase family protein, which translates into the protein MTVTALDQSSALVIIDLQNAIVSAPTVPYTGPEVVARAVELAHAFHEHRAPVILVRVTARADGSDVTPGRNEIPAQPGSLPPEGWDAIVDDLTGHPDDIIVTKRTWGAFHGTDLDLQLRRRSVTQIVLAGLTTSIGVESTARAAYEHGYHVTLATDAMADLDLAAHHNSIQRIFPLLGQTGSTTEIVEMLAKAHTS
- a CDS encoding IS701 family transposase, with translation MLIDEIVGWRAGLDDLLARFAHRFGRAEPRRQALTYVVGLLSPLASKNGWTLAEAAGDATPDRMQRLLNRSAWDPDAVRDDLFAYVSEHLGDDDGVLIVDETGFLKKGIKSAGVQRQYSGTAGRTENCQLGVFLAYASPAGRTLIDRELYLPRGWCDDPARREEAGIAASVGFATKPALGLRMLERAITAGLPARWVTADEAYGQDSKFRTWLQQRRIGYVLAVPRNQRVPTTVGSSRPDVLAAAAPAPAWKRRSCGDGAKGPRLYDWAVASLPDTDDSYGHWLLIRRSITDPTDLAYYLCFGPAGTQDEQLIRIAGTRWAIEECFQTAKTEAGLDHYQVRRYGAWYRHITLVMVAHAFLAVTAAGAEKGAPNPNGTASSLLPWARSAVSWHT